In Cupriavidus sp. EM10, the genomic window GATCACGCGGTCGTCGCCCAGCATGGCGAATGCGAAAAGTTGCTCTTCCAGTGTTTCCGAGCGATGGCTGCGGCGCGCGATCAGCGGCGTGGCCTGGGGGTCCAGCACCACGAAATCGGCTTCGCAGCCAGGCTCGAAGCTGCCGATGCGGTCCTGCCAGCCCAGTGCCTCGGCGGCGGCGCGCGTGGCCAGGTAGAACATGCGCAGCGCGGTCAGGTGATAGCCGCCCATGCGGGCCACCTTGTGGGCCGCGTTCATGGTGCGGAACATCGAGAACGATGTGCCGCCGCCCACGTCCGTGGCCAGGGTCACGTTCAGGCGGTTGGCGTCGGACTGGTGGAAATCGTAGAAGCCGCTGCCCAGGAACAGGTTCGACGTGGGGCAGTGGGCTACCGCCGCGCCGCTGTCGGCCAGGCGGCGGCGGTCCTCGGGGTCGAGGTAGATGGCGTGGCCATAGAACGCACCCGGGCGCAGCAGGTTGTAGCGGTCGTAAACGTCCAGGTAGCTGCGCGCATCCGGGAACAGCTCGGCCACCCACTTCACCTCGTCGCGGTTCTCGGCCACGTGGGTCTGGATGAAGACGTCGTCATGCGCGCGGGCCAGTTCGCCGCAGGCGGCCAGCTGTGCCTCGGTCGACGTCGGCGCGAAGCGCGGCGTGATGGCGTAGGCCAGCCGGTCCTTGCCGTGCCACTTCGAGATCAGGTCGGCCGATTCACGCGCGCCGGACTCGGCCGTGTCGCGCAGGAATTCGGGGCAGTTGCGATCCATCATCACCTTGCCGGTGATCATGCGCATGTTGCGCGCCTGGCTGGCTGCGAACAGGCCGTCGGCCGACGCCGCATGGACGGTGCTCCAGACCATCGCCGTGGTGGTGCCGTTGCGCAGCAGTTCGTCGGTGAAGAAGTCGGCCACGCCGCGCGCGTAGGCGGCGTCGCTGAAGCGGCGTTCCTCGGGGAACGTGTAGGTGTCGAGCCAGTGCAGCAGGCCCGGCGACGGCGACGCGATGATGTCGGTCTGCGGATAGTGGATGTGCGTGTCGATGAAGCCCGGCACGATCAGCTTGCCGCGATGGTCGACCACCTCGGCGCCGGGCGGGATCTCGCGCGAAAGCGCCTCGTACGATCCGACGGCGGCGACGCGGCCGGCCGTCACGATCAGCAGGCCGTCTTCCCAATACTGATAGGCATCGTCATGGAACTGCGGGTCGCGCAGGAAATGAAGGATGCGGCCGCGGATGGCGCGGGTGACGGCACCATGGGTGCGGGAAGCAGGGGAAGTCGTCGTCATCGTCTTGTCTCGGGGCGGCCGGTGCCGCGCCCGTGCCATGTGGCAGCGGGCGCGGCATCCGGCGTTCTGGGTAGTGCGCCCGCTTAGCTCGTGGAACTCACCTGAGCCGCCGCGGGCGGGGACACGGGCGTGGCCGACCAGAAATGGTCTACCTCCGCCAAAAATTCGGCCTTCTGCACGGCAGGCAGGAAGGCCGCTTCAAAACTGTTGCGGGCCAGCTTGTGGGCATCGCCGGCATCAAGCGGCAGCGCGTCGAACGTGGCTTCCCAGTTGGCGTTCATGTAGCCGCCAAAGTATGCCGGATCGTCCGAGTGCAGCGTCACGGCCACGCCGGCATCGAGCAGCCGCTTGAGCGAGTGGTCGCGCAGGTCCGGATACACCTTCAGCTTCTGGTTCGACAGGGGGCACACGGTCAGCGCGATACGCTCGCGCGCCAGCCGCTGCACCAGCGCTACGTCGTCGATGGCGCGCACGCCATGGTCGATCCGCTCGACCTTGAGGATGTCCAGCGCATCGGTCACGTACTGGGCCGGGCCTTCCTCGCCGGCGTGCGCCACCAGGTGCAGGCCCAGCGTCTTGGCCTTGGCGAACACGCGCGCGAACTTTTCGGGCGGGTTGCCGCGCTCGGACGAATCCAGGCCCACGCCGACAAAGCGGTCGCGGTAGGGCAGCGCGGCTTCCAGCGTGGCAAACGCGTCTTCCTCGGGAAGGTGGCGCAGGAAGCACAGGATCAGGCTGCTGGAAAAGTCGTACTCGGTGCGGGCCTGCGCCAGGGCGTCGGAAATGCCGTCGATCACGGTGCCGATGGGCACGCCGCGCTCGGTATGGGTCTGCGGATCGAAGAAGATCTCGGCATGGCGCACGTTATCGGCAACGGCGCGCTTGACGTAGTCCATCGTCATGTCGAAGAAATCTTCCTCGGTCAGCAGCACGCTGGCGCCGGCGTAGTAGATGTCCAGGAACGATTGCAGGTCGGTGAAGGCGTAGGCTGCCCGCAGCGCCTCCACGTCGGGATAGGCCAGCTTGACGTTGTTGCGCTGGGCCAGCCGGAAGATCAGCTCGGGTTCGAGCGTGCCTTCGATATGCACGTGCAGTTCGGCCTTGGGGGTACGGCGGATCTTGTCCGCCAGCGCGGCATCGATGGTCATGGGGCCTCTTTCTTATGACTGACAGCCGGATCGCGGCTGTGCTGTTACGGAAGCACCGTCTCCAGCCGGTTGGCTCGCAGCGCGGCAATGCGCTGTTCGCGAACCTGCAACAGCTGGGCGACGATGGCAACCGCAATCATAGCCGGAGCCTTGTCAGTGATGCCCGCGACACCCATCGGGCACGTCATTTCCGGCAGCCGCGCCGGGTCCACGCCATGCTCCACCATGCGATGCTCGAACCTGGCCCGCTTGGTCTTCGATCCGATCAGCCCGAAATACGCGAAATCGGTACGGCGGAAGATCTGCTCGCACAGTTGCTGGTCCAGCGCATGGCTGTGCGTCATGACGATGAAGTACGACCCCGGCGGCGCCTGGTCGACCACCGCCTCGGGTGTGTCGGTCGGCTCGGCTTCCACGTTGTCGGGCAGCCCGGCCGGGAACATCGTGTCGCGCTCGTCCACCCAGTGCACGCGGCATGGCAGCGTCGACAGCACCTTGACCAGCGCGTGGCCCACATGGCCGGCGCCGAACAGCACCACGTGCATGTCGTCGGACACCAGCGTGTCGGTCCAGCTGTCGTCGGCCTGCAGCACGGCCGTCGGCAGCATCGCGCGGCTGGCTTCGACCGTGACCGGGCCGGCCAGCGGCACCGTGCGCTGCAACGCGCGCCCGGCCCGGAAGGCGGTCTCGACGGCATCGAGCCACGCCAGGTCGGCTTCGCCCAGCACCTCGAACGCCAGCTTCACCACCCCACCGCAGCACTGGCCCAGCGCCGGGCCCAGCGGAATGCGCTCGATGCGGCGATGCGGGTTGCCCCGCACGTGGCGGTTGGCCAGCATCGCCCGGGCGATATCCATGCCGCGCCATTCCAGATGGCCGCCGCCGATCGTGCCGATCAGGTCGGTGGCCGTCACCAGCATGCGGACGCCGGCCTCGCGCGGCGCGGAGCCCTTGACGTCGACGATGGTGACCATCGCCACGGGCACGCCGGCGCGCACCCAGCGGGCGGCATCGGCGAAGCGGAACGGTTTGAGCGGGGCGTCCTGCATGGTGGTCTCTCTTGCGGTCAGGCGGGTACGGCTTCGGTGCCGGGGGTGGGCTGCGCGACCAGCGCGGCCTGCACGGCTTCCACGGCATCGAGGATCGCTTCGCTGGTGGCGGGCGCGCGCAGCGGCGGGTTGACGCGGTAGTCACCCACGGCGGCAATCGCATCGCGGATCGCGAAGAACACCGAGAACGGCAGCAGCAGCGGCGGCTCGCCCACGGCCTTCGACCGGTGGATGCTGTCCTCGACGTTGCTGTTCTGGAACAGCCGCACGTAGAAGTCTTCCGGGCAGTCGTTGATCGTCGGGATCTTGTACGTCGACGGCGCGTGCGTCATCAGCTTGCCGTTCTGGTTCCACCACAGTTCCTCGGTGGTCAGCCAGCCCATGCCCTGGATGAACGCGCCTTCCACCTGGCCGATGTCGATGGCCGGATTCAGAGACTTGCCGGCGTCGTGCAGCGCATCGGCGCGCAGCAGCTTCCATTCTCCGGTCAGCGTGTCGACCAGCACTTCCGAGCAGGCGGCGCCGTAGGCGTAGTAGTAGAACGGCCGGCCATGCAGCGCCTTCTGGTCCCAGTACAGCTTGGGCGTGGTGTAGAAGCCGTCCGACCACAGCTGCACGCGTGCCACGTAGGCCTCGCGGGCCAGGTCGCCGAACGACAGGCGCAGCTCGCCGGCGATCACCAGGTCGTCGTTGAAGCGCACTGCGTCGGGCTCCACGCCGGCCTTGCGGGCGGCGAACGCGGCCAGGCGCTCGCGGATCTGGCGCGCGGCGTCCTGCGCGGCCTTGCCGTTCAGGTCGGCGCCCGTAGAGGCCGCCGTGGCCGACGTGTTGGCCACCTTGCTGGTATCGGTCGCCGTGACCCGCACGCGTTCCATGCGGATGCCCAGTTCGTGCGCCACCACCATCGCCACCTTGGTGTTCAGGCCCTGGCCCATTTCGGTGCCGCCGTGGTTCACCAGCACCGAGCCGTCGTTGTACACGTGCACCAGCGCGCCGGCCTGGTTGTAGTGCGCCACGTTGAACGAGATGCCGAACTTCACCGGCGTGATGGCGATACCCTTCTTCAGCACCGGGCTGTTCGCGTTGAAGTCACGCGTGGCGGCGCGGCGCTTCTGGTATTCGGACGTGGCCACCAGTTCGTCGATCAGTTCGTGGATGACGTTGTCTTCCACGGTCTGGCCGTACGGTGTGACGTTGCGCTCGCCCTTGCCATAGAAGTTGGCGCGGCGCACGTCCAGCGAATCCTTGCCCACGTTGCGCGCCACGTTGTCGAGGATGTACTCGATGGCAAACGCGCCCTGCGGGCCGCCGAAGCCGCGGAACGCGGTGTTGCTCTGGGTGTTGGTCTTGCCGCAGTAGCCGTCGATCTGCACGTTCGGCAGCCAGTAGGCGTTGTCGAAGTGGCAGATGGCGCGCGTCATCACCGGGCCCGACAGGTCGGCCGAGAAGCCGGCGCGCGACACCATCTCCACGCGCACGCCTTCCACGCGGCCGTCGTCGTCATGGCCCACGTCGAAGTCGAACGTGAAGTCGTGGCGCTTGCCGGTGATCATCATGTCGTCGTCGCGGTCCGGACGCAGCTTGACGGGGCACAGCAGTTTCCAGGCGGCCAGCGACGCGCAGCACGCGAACATGGCCGACTGCGATTCCTTGCCGCCGAAGCCGCCGCCCATGCGACGGCATTCCACCAGCACCTGGTGCGCGTGCCAGCCCAGCATGTGGGCCACGGCATGCTGCATCTCGGTCGGGTGCTGCGTCGAGCACCAGACGTGCATGCCGTCGTTCTCGCGCGGCGCGGCGTAGGCAATCTGGCCTTCCAGGTAGAACTGTTCCTGGCCGCCGAGCTGGATTTTCGCGCTGTCGCGGTGCCTGGCGGCATCCAGGTGCTTCGCCGGCTCGCCGCGTGTCAGGTGCATCGGCGGCAGCACGTAGCTGCCGGCCGCGTGGGCGGCCTCGGGCGTCAGCACCGGGGGCAGGTCCTCGTAGTCGATATCGGCCAGGCGGGCGGCGCGACGCGCGGCATCATGCGACGACGCCACCACGACAAAGATCGGCTGACCGATGAACTGGACCACGTCCTTGGCCAGGATCGGGTCGTCATGGATGATCGGGCCGCAGTCGTTGACGCCGGGAATGTCGTCCACGGTCAGCACGGCCACCACGCCGGGCGCCTTGCGCACGCGGTCCAGGCTGATGGACTTCAGGCGCGCGTGGGCCTTGGTGCTCATGCCAAGCGCGGCGTGCAGCGTGCCGGCCAGTTCCGGGATGTCGTCGGTATAGGTAGCGGTGCCGGCCACGTGCAGATGGGCCGATTCGTGCGGGCGCGAGATGCCGACCACCGGGGTCGATTCGGCGGCCACGCTGGCGTCGAGCAGGAAGGGTTCGGTTTGCTTGTTCATGCTGGCTCTCCTCAGGCGCTCACGGTTTCACCGGCGTCCATGGGGTTTCCGGCCCCAATCGCGCGCACGTTGACCATGGCGGCCGGCAGTGCGTCATCGCGCGTTTCCAGCCAGAAGCGATAGAGCAGGTTGGCGGCGCCGCGGCTGCGATAGCCGGCGGTGGCCCGCATATCGGACAGGGGCGTGTAGTCCTGGCCCAGCGCGGCCATGCCGGCGCGGGCGGTGCTTTCGTTCCAGGGCTGGCCCGTCAGGGCGGCCTCGGCCAGGGCGGCACGCCGGGGCGTGGCCGCCATGCCGCCGAACGCGATGCGCGCGGCGGTGACGATGCCGTTCTCGACCGTGATGCCGAACGCGGCGCACACGGCGGAAATATCCTCGTCGAAGCGCTTCGACAGCTTGTAGGTGCGGAAATGCTGCAGCCCCTTGACCGGCACGCGCAGGCCAGCCACGAACTCGCCTTCGGCCATGGCCGTCTTCTGGTAGGCCAGGTACAGGTCCTCCAGCGGCATCGTGCGGCGCACGTCGCCACGCTGCAGCACGACTTCGGTGCCCAGCGCGATCAGCGCGGGCATCGAATCACCGATCGGCGAGCCGTTGGCCACGTTGCCGCCCAGCGTGCCGGCATTGCGGATCGGCAGCGAGGCAAAGCGCTTCCAGAGCTCTTCCAGCTCCGGATGGGCAACGGTCAGCGCGGCGTAGGCCTTTTCCAGCGTCACGGCGGCGCCAATCTCGACGAAGCCGTCGCGCTCGGCAATCGTGTTCAGGTCTTGCACCTGGCCCACATAGAGCAGGTTGCCCAGCTCGCGGAACTGTTTGGTGACCCACAGGCCCACGTCGGTGCTGCCGGCCAGGATGCGGATATTGGGCTCGGCGGCCTTGATCGCGCCGAACTCCGCGGCGGTGCGCGGGGCGTAGAAATGCTGGCCCGCCACGCTGTAGTGGAAGGTCTCGCCGCGCTTCAGGCTGCGCAGCGTGTTGGCAATCTGCTTCGGATTCAGGCGGCTGGCCGTCGGGGCGGGCAGGGCCATCATGCGCTGTCCGGCGTCGACGATCGGCCGGTAGCCGGTGCAGCGGCACAGGTTGCCGGTCAGCGCATCGCAGATTTCCTGGCGCGGGGGCGGTTCGCCGCCGGGCGTGTGCTGCTGGTACAGCGCCCACAGCGACATCACGAAGCCGGGCGTGCAGAACCCGCACTGGGAGCCATGGCACTCGACCATCGCTTCCTGCACCGGGTGCAGGGCGCCGTCGGCCTGGCGCAGGTCCTCGACCGTGATCAGGGCCTTGCCGTCCAGCGTGGGCAGGAACTGGATGCAGGCGTTGACGGCCTTGAATTCGACATCGCCGTCGGCCTTCAGGTCGCCGATCACCACGGTGCAGGCACCGCAGTCGCCTTCGGCGCAGCCTTCCTTGGTGCCCGTGCAGCGGACGTCCTCACGCAGGTACTGCAGCACGGTACGGGTCACGGGGGCGTCGGATACTTCCTGAACCTGGCCGCGGTGGAAAAAGCGGATGGTTTGCGTCTCCATGGTCTTCTCTCTTTCGGGGATGGCGGAAACATAGCACCGGGTCATTTCCTGCAATATTTGGCCCATGTGATATGCCCCATCAAGGCGCGCGCCATGGGGCGGCGCGACCCCGCAATCGCTGCCCCGGGGCGGCCTGGCGCCGATCTACGGGTCTACCCGTAGTGCATCCGGACGAGCGGCCGGATTTGACCGCATCAGGGGTGGCTGTCTTACACTATGCGCCGTTCCCTTCCCCTACGCCACCCACGCCACCCAAAAGAGCGAGGCGGCATCTGCCATGCACGGACGCGACCATCTCGATACTTATTTGCTGCGGGTACTGCACACCCTGCTCACCGAGCAGAGCGTGACCCGCACCGCCGTCCGCCTGGGCCAGTCGCAGCCGGCCATCAGCAATACGCTCAAGCGGCTGCGCGAAATCACCGGCGACGCCATCCTGGTGCGCGGCAAGAGCGGCATGGTGCCCACCGAGCGCGGCCGCGAGCTGCTGCTGCTGGCCGAACAGAGCCTGGCGGCGATGGACCGCATCGCCCGCCCGCCCCAACAGTTCGACCCGGCCACCACCACGCGCACGTTCCACCTGGGCGCGCCCGACTACCTGGACGCGTTTTTCCTGCCGAATATCGTCGAGCGCGTGCGCCGGCTGGCGCCGGGCGCCAAGCTGTTCGTGCATCCGATGACCCAGTCGACGGATTTCCTCGATGCGCTGGAGCAGGGCCATCTGGACATCGTGGTGGGCAACTGGCTGTCGCCGCCCGAGCATTTGCACATCTCGCCGCTGTTCGACGACGAGGTGGTCTGCATGCTGGGCGCCCAGCACCCGCTGGCCCGCCACGGCCTGACGCTGCGCCACTACCTGGAAATGCCGCACCTGGCGCCCGCGCCGTATGCGTCGATGCAGCGCAGCATGATCGACCAGGCGCTGGCCGAGCATGGCTACAAGCGCAATATCCAGGTCACGCTGCCGTACTTCGGCCTGGTGCCCTACGTGCTGATGAAGACCGACATGGTGTTCACCACGGGCCGCCAGTTTGCCGCCCACTACGCGCAGTACCTGCCGATCCGCATGGTGCCGTCGCCAGTGACGTTCCCGCGCATGCGCTTCTACCAACTCTGGCACGAGCGCTGCCATGCCGCGCCGGACGTGATGTGGCTGCGTCGCATGATCGCCGAGGTGGCTTCCGACCTCCCGCAGCTTCCCCGCCTGGAATCGGCCCCCGCCAGCTGACGGCGAAAGCTCGATATATGAGTCCCATGATCCACCTGTGAGGCTCGTCTAATCTGACCTGGCCTCCCCAGGAGGCGTTGCCCTGGCACGGTCCGGTCGGCAAGGACTGCCCCTGATCGCGGCTGGCGTTACACTCACTGGAAGTTGAACGCGCGCTGCGGCGCGAGGAGCTTCCATGCTGGAAACCGCTGCGCTGGCTGCCGGCATGTCCTGGGCCAGTGGCCTGCGCCTGTATCTGGCCGTGCTGACGGCGGGCGTGCTGGCCCGCCTGGGCTGGCTGGACCTGCCGTCGGGCCTGCAGGTGCTGTCGTCCTGGTGGGTGATCGGCGTGGCCGCGGCGATGACCGCGGCCGAGTTCGTGGCCGACAAGGTGCCCGGCTTCGATACCGTGTGGGACGGCATCCAGACCTTTATCCGCATTCCCGCCGGGGCGATCCTGGCCGCGGCCGCGTTCGGCAACATGGACCCGCAGTGGACCGTGGCCGCCGGCCTGATCGGCGGCACGCTGGCCGGCACCGCCCACGCCGCCAAGGCTGGTACCCGGGCCCTGATCAATGTGTCGCCCGAACCTTTCTCGAACTGGGTGGCCTCATTCACCGAGGATGTCGGCACGGTCGGCGGGCTGCTGCTGGCGTTCTTCCTGCCGGTGGTATTCCTGATCCTGCTGGTGCTGTTCCTGGTGCTCGCCGCGTGGCTCGTGCCCAAGCTGTGGCGCGGCGCCCGGCGGCTGCATGCCAGCCTGCGCGACAAGGGGCAGGCGTCGCCGCCTGCAAAGCAGGCTTTGAAGCGGCCACCGCACCGTCCCTGAGCCGTTCCATCCAAATCCAACCGTCAGCCGTACATGTCGACTGCCTCCGATTCCGTCGTTCCCCAGCCAAGGTTTTCCGCGTGGCGCCAGGCCCTGCGCATGGCGCGCCGCGACTGGCTGGCCGGTGAACTGACGCTGCTGCTGTTCGCGCTGGTGCTGGCCGTGGCCGCGCTGACC contains:
- the xdhA gene encoding xanthine dehydrogenase small subunit, whose translation is METQTIRFFHRGQVQEVSDAPVTRTVLQYLREDVRCTGTKEGCAEGDCGACTVVIGDLKADGDVEFKAVNACIQFLPTLDGKALITVEDLRQADGALHPVQEAMVECHGSQCGFCTPGFVMSLWALYQQHTPGGEPPPRQEICDALTGNLCRCTGYRPIVDAGQRMMALPAPTASRLNPKQIANTLRSLKRGETFHYSVAGQHFYAPRTAAEFGAIKAAEPNIRILAGSTDVGLWVTKQFRELGNLLYVGQVQDLNTIAERDGFVEIGAAVTLEKAYAALTVAHPELEELWKRFASLPIRNAGTLGGNVANGSPIGDSMPALIALGTEVVLQRGDVRRTMPLEDLYLAYQKTAMAEGEFVAGLRVPVKGLQHFRTYKLSKRFDEDISAVCAAFGITVENGIVTAARIAFGGMAATPRRAALAEAALTGQPWNESTARAGMAALGQDYTPLSDMRATAGYRSRGAANLLYRFWLETRDDALPAAMVNVRAIGAGNPMDAGETVSA
- the guaD gene encoding guanine deaminase, yielding MTTTSPASRTHGAVTRAIRGRILHFLRDPQFHDDAYQYWEDGLLIVTAGRVAAVGSYEALSREIPPGAEVVDHRGKLIVPGFIDTHIHYPQTDIIASPSPGLLHWLDTYTFPEERRFSDAAYARGVADFFTDELLRNGTTTAMVWSTVHAASADGLFAASQARNMRMITGKVMMDRNCPEFLRDTAESGARESADLISKWHGKDRLAYAITPRFAPTSTEAQLAACGELARAHDDVFIQTHVAENRDEVKWVAELFPDARSYLDVYDRYNLLRPGAFYGHAIYLDPEDRRRLADSGAAVAHCPTSNLFLGSGFYDFHQSDANRLNVTLATDVGGGTSFSMFRTMNAAHKVARMGGYHLTALRMFYLATRAAAEALGWQDRIGSFEPGCEADFVVLDPQATPLIARRSHRSETLEEQLFAFAMLGDDRVIDSVYIMGEQTTAGEPVAV
- a CDS encoding LysR substrate-binding domain-containing protein, whose translation is MHGRDHLDTYLLRVLHTLLTEQSVTRTAVRLGQSQPAISNTLKRLREITGDAILVRGKSGMVPTERGRELLLLAEQSLAAMDRIARPPQQFDPATTTRTFHLGAPDYLDAFFLPNIVERVRRLAPGAKLFVHPMTQSTDFLDALEQGHLDIVVGNWLSPPEHLHISPLFDDEVVCMLGAQHPLARHGLTLRHYLEMPHLAPAPYASMQRSMIDQALAEHGYKRNIQVTLPYFGLVPYVLMKTDMVFTTGRQFAAHYAQYLPIRMVPSPVTFPRMRFYQLWHERCHAAPDVMWLRRMIAEVASDLPQLPRLESAPAS
- the xdhC gene encoding xanthine dehydrogenase accessory protein XdhC: MQDAPLKPFRFADAARWVRAGVPVAMVTIVDVKGSAPREAGVRMLVTATDLIGTIGGGHLEWRGMDIARAMLANRHVRGNPHRRIERIPLGPALGQCCGGVVKLAFEVLGEADLAWLDAVETAFRAGRALQRTVPLAGPVTVEASRAMLPTAVLQADDSWTDTLVSDDMHVVLFGAGHVGHALVKVLSTLPCRVHWVDERDTMFPAGLPDNVEAEPTDTPEAVVDQAPPGSYFIVMTHSHALDQQLCEQIFRRTDFAYFGLIGSKTKRARFEHRMVEHGVDPARLPEMTCPMGVAGITDKAPAMIAVAIVAQLLQVREQRIAALRANRLETVLP
- a CDS encoding adenosine deaminase, with the translated sequence MTIDAALADKIRRTPKAELHVHIEGTLEPELIFRLAQRNNVKLAYPDVEALRAAYAFTDLQSFLDIYYAGASVLLTEEDFFDMTMDYVKRAVADNVRHAEIFFDPQTHTERGVPIGTVIDGISDALAQARTEYDFSSSLILCFLRHLPEEDAFATLEAALPYRDRFVGVGLDSSERGNPPEKFARVFAKAKTLGLHLVAHAGEEGPAQYVTDALDILKVERIDHGVRAIDDVALVQRLARERIALTVCPLSNQKLKVYPDLRDHSLKRLLDAGVAVTLHSDDPAYFGGYMNANWEATFDALPLDAGDAHKLARNSFEAAFLPAVQKAEFLAEVDHFWSATPVSPPAAAQVSSTS
- the xdhB gene encoding xanthine dehydrogenase molybdopterin binding subunit; this encodes MNKQTEPFLLDASVAAESTPVVGISRPHESAHLHVAGTATYTDDIPELAGTLHAALGMSTKAHARLKSISLDRVRKAPGVVAVLTVDDIPGVNDCGPIIHDDPILAKDVVQFIGQPIFVVVASSHDAARRAARLADIDYEDLPPVLTPEAAHAAGSYVLPPMHLTRGEPAKHLDAARHRDSAKIQLGGQEQFYLEGQIAYAAPRENDGMHVWCSTQHPTEMQHAVAHMLGWHAHQVLVECRRMGGGFGGKESQSAMFACCASLAAWKLLCPVKLRPDRDDDMMITGKRHDFTFDFDVGHDDDGRVEGVRVEMVSRAGFSADLSGPVMTRAICHFDNAYWLPNVQIDGYCGKTNTQSNTAFRGFGGPQGAFAIEYILDNVARNVGKDSLDVRRANFYGKGERNVTPYGQTVEDNVIHELIDELVATSEYQKRRAATRDFNANSPVLKKGIAITPVKFGISFNVAHYNQAGALVHVYNDGSVLVNHGGTEMGQGLNTKVAMVVAHELGIRMERVRVTATDTSKVANTSATAASTGADLNGKAAQDAARQIRERLAAFAARKAGVEPDAVRFNDDLVIAGELRLSFGDLAREAYVARVQLWSDGFYTTPKLYWDQKALHGRPFYYYAYGAACSEVLVDTLTGEWKLLRADALHDAGKSLNPAIDIGQVEGAFIQGMGWLTTEELWWNQNGKLMTHAPSTYKIPTINDCPEDFYVRLFQNSNVEDSIHRSKAVGEPPLLLPFSVFFAIRDAIAAVGDYRVNPPLRAPATSEAILDAVEAVQAALVAQPTPGTEAVPA
- a CDS encoding DUF4126 domain-containing protein; the protein is MLETAALAAGMSWASGLRLYLAVLTAGVLARLGWLDLPSGLQVLSSWWVIGVAAAMTAAEFVADKVPGFDTVWDGIQTFIRIPAGAILAAAAFGNMDPQWTVAAGLIGGTLAGTAHAAKAGTRALINVSPEPFSNWVASFTEDVGTVGGLLLAFFLPVVFLILLVLFLVLAAWLVPKLWRGARRLHASLRDKGQASPPAKQALKRPPHRP